A region of Oncorhynchus kisutch isolate 150728-3 linkage group LG29, Okis_V2, whole genome shotgun sequence DNA encodes the following proteins:
- the cmc4 gene encoding cx9C motif-containing protein 4 — protein sequence MPQKDPCQKQACAIQKCLQANKYIESRCEDVIRAMRMCCEHAGENSICCSGFAREQRSTEPKIPGAS from the exons ATGCCACAGAAAGATCCTTGTCAGAAGCAAGCATGCGCAATTCAGAAGTGTTTACAAG CAAACAAGTACATAGAGAGCAGGTGCGAGGATGTAATAAGAGCTATGCGTATGTGCTGTGAGCACGCAGGCGAGAACTCCATCTGCTGCTCAGGGTTCGCCAGGGAACAAAGGTCTACAGAGCCTAAAATTCCTGGTGCATCCTGA
- the LOC109874101 gene encoding lys-63-specific deubiquitinase BRCC36-like, which translates to MAVSAVHLESDAFLVCMNHALSTEKEEVMGLCIGEVDTNRIVHIHSVIILRGSDKRKDRVEISPEQLSSAATEADYRLADMTGRPMRVVGWYHSHPHITVWPSHVDVRTQAMYQMMDQGFVGLIFSCFIEDKNTKTGRVLYTCFQSVQAQKGSEYERIEIPIHVVPHEAIGKVCLESAVELPRILCQEEQDTYRKIHSLTHLDPITKIHNGSVFTKNLCSQMSAVSGSLLQWLEDCLEQNRKSIIELQLEKERLTQELATM; encoded by the exons ATGGCAGTGAGCGCAGTTCACCTCGAATCAGATGCATTTTTGGTTTGCATGAATCATGCATTAAGTACCGAGAAGGAGGAAGTCATGGGACTCTGCATCGGAGAG GTGGACACCAACCGCATCGTCCACATTCACTCTGTTATTATTCTGCGAGGCTCAGACAAGAGGAAGGATCGCGTGGAAATCTCGCCTGAGCAGCTATCTTCAGCTGCTACCGAAGCTGA CTACAGGTTGGCTGATATGACTGGACGGCCGATGCGTGTAGTTGGTTGGTACCACTCTCACCCCCACATCACTGTGTGGCCATCACATGTGG ATGTAAGGACACAGGCCATGTACCAAATGATGGACCAGGGCTTTGTTGGGCTGATATTCTCCTGTTTCATTGAGGATAAGAACACAAAA ACTGGTCGAGTTCTCTACACCTGCTTCCAGTCTGTACAAGCCCAGAAAGGCTCTGA GTACGAGAGAATCGAGATCCCAATTCATGTGGTCCCGCATGAGGCCATTGGGAAAGTGTGCCTTGAATCAGCAGTGGAGCTCCCAAGAATCCTCTGCCAGGAAGAGCAGGATACCTACAGAAAGATTCACAG CTTAACTCACCTGGATCCGATCACGAAGATACACAATGGCTCAG tgttcactAAGAACCTGTGCAGTCAGATGTCTGCTGTGAGTGGTTCCCTGCTGCAGTGGCTGGAGGACTGTTTGGAGCAGAACAGAAAGAGCATCATTGAGCTgcagctggagaaggagagacTAACTCAGGAGCTGGCAACCATGTGA